A region from the Plutella xylostella chromosome 6, ilPluXylo3.1, whole genome shotgun sequence genome encodes:
- the LOC105383791 gene encoding mitochondrial pyruvate carrier 1 — translation MSAFARKMFGQLKSKEFRDYLMSTHFWGPIANWGIPLAALADIKKDPSFISGKMTLALTFYSMMFMRFAWRVQPRNMLLFACHFTNECAQLTQGARFINYHYIEGPKPVEEKKE, via the exons ATGAGCGCCTTTGCAAGAAAAATGTTTGGTCAACTGAAGAGTAAGGAGTTCAGAGATTATTTAATGAG CACACACTTCTGGGGTCCAATAGCAAACTGGGGAATTCCGTTAGCAGCTCTCGCAGACATTAAGAAAGATCCCAGCTTTATCAGTGGAAAAATGACATTAG CGCTAACATTCTACTCGATGATGTTCATGCGCTTCGCGTGGCGCGTCCAGCCCCGCAACATGCTTCTCTTCGCGTGTCACTTCACCAACGAGTGTGCGCAACTCACGCAGGGCGCTCGCTTTATCAACTACCATTACATCGAGGGGCCGAAACCTGTGGAGGAGAAGAAGGAATAA